In a genomic window of Dehalococcoidia bacterium:
- a CDS encoding ATP-dependent Clp protease ATP-binding subunit: MASRFEKFSERARRALTRAQEEAQHFGHSYIDTEHILLGLIAEEDSVASQVLNNLGVATSKVRSAVEFIVGRGGRPNTNEVGLTPRAKKVIELAVDEARRLNHSYIGTEHLLLGLLKEREGSAAGVLESLGVTFDKVLAEVNKLLNAAGGQARAVTKEGARTPILDQLGVDLTNLARQGKLDNIVGREKECERIIQILSRRTKNNPALIGEPGVGKSAIVTKLAQQIITGDIPEPLRNKRLVTLDIGSLVAGTKYRGEFEERLKKVLDEIKGAGNCIVFIDELHTIVGAGAAEGAVDASNILKPSLSRGEIQFIGATTLDEYRKYIEKDAGLERRFQPVTVAEPTVEQTVAILKGIKHHYEDYHKLIIHDEALSAAASMASRYISDRFLPDKAIDIMDEAASRVRIKKGVVPIGIAEAQKALEIVRRDKDNAIGSQQYEMAAELRDREVQLQAKIKNMEQEWQDTQKKETPIVTKEDIAEVVGMWTGIPVISLTMDESERLLKMEEGIHQDIVGQDEAIITIAKAVRRARAGLKEARRPMGCFIFLGPTGVGKTALVKALAKFMFKSEDAMVRLDMSEFMEQHNVARLVGAPPGYIGYEEGGQLTEAVRRNPYCVVLLDEIEKAHKNVYDILLQIMDDGHLTDAKGRRVDFRNTILVMTSNVGAEEIKKNKGLGFSVHSDEVKSRQSAYEHMKDIVMREMKKVFRPEFLNRIDASVVFHALNKEHIRLIVDLMLREAINSMREKQIILEISDAAKEFIAEKGYDPDFGARPLRRVIQQEVEDRLSESVLQGKFEAGSKVLVDYDGSEVIIRKLEKAVAPAAESKLLAGEGNHLLGSSNP, translated from the coding sequence ATGGCCAGTAGATTTGAGAAATTCTCGGAGCGTGCCCGCCGGGCGCTTACGCGCGCCCAGGAAGAGGCACAGCATTTCGGACACAGCTATATCGATACGGAACATATATTGCTGGGATTGATCGCTGAAGAAGACAGCGTGGCCAGCCAGGTGCTCAATAACCTGGGCGTGGCGACCAGCAAGGTTCGTTCCGCCGTTGAATTCATCGTCGGAAGGGGCGGACGTCCTAATACCAATGAAGTCGGGCTTACGCCGAGGGCTAAAAAAGTCATCGAGCTGGCTGTCGACGAGGCGAGACGCCTCAATCACAGCTATATCGGCACCGAGCACCTGTTGCTGGGGCTGCTCAAAGAGAGGGAAGGCTCGGCAGCCGGTGTGCTTGAGAGCCTGGGAGTCACTTTCGACAAGGTGCTGGCCGAGGTCAACAAGCTGCTGAACGCGGCCGGCGGTCAGGCCAGGGCTGTAACCAAGGAGGGGGCCAGGACTCCCATCCTGGACCAACTCGGTGTAGACCTGACCAATCTGGCGCGCCAGGGCAAGCTGGACAACATCGTCGGCAGGGAAAAGGAATGCGAGCGTATCATCCAGATTCTCAGCCGTCGCACCAAGAATAATCCTGCGCTCATCGGTGAGCCGGGCGTGGGCAAATCAGCCATTGTGACCAAGCTGGCGCAGCAGATCATAACCGGTGATATTCCGGAGCCGCTCAGGAACAAGAGGCTGGTTACCCTCGATATAGGGTCACTGGTGGCCGGCACCAAGTACCGCGGAGAATTTGAAGAGAGACTGAAAAAAGTCCTCGACGAGATAAAAGGGGCCGGCAACTGCATCGTTTTCATCGATGAGTTACACACTATCGTTGGGGCAGGTGCGGCCGAGGGTGCCGTGGACGCCTCAAATATACTCAAGCCCTCGCTATCGAGGGGAGAGATTCAGTTCATCGGGGCCACGACGCTGGATGAATACCGCAAATATATTGAAAAGGATGCCGGCCTGGAGAGGCGGTTCCAGCCCGTGACGGTGGCGGAGCCGACCGTCGAGCAGACGGTGGCCATTTTAAAGGGCATCAAACACCACTACGAGGATTACCACAAGCTGATTATCCACGATGAGGCTCTGAGTGCAGCCGCCTCCATGGCATCGCGCTATATCTCCGACCGATTCCTGCCGGATAAGGCTATTGATATTATGGACGAGGCTGCATCACGTGTCAGGATCAAGAAAGGGGTGGTTCCCATCGGCATCGCCGAGGCGCAGAAGGCGCTGGAGATCGTCAGGCGTGATAAGGACAATGCCATCGGCTCACAGCAGTACGAGATGGCGGCTGAGCTGCGGGATCGCGAGGTGCAGTTGCAGGCCAAGATCAAGAACATGGAACAGGAGTGGCAGGACACGCAGAAGAAGGAAACTCCCATCGTGACCAAGGAAGATATCGCCGAAGTCGTCGGCATGTGGACCGGCATACCTGTGATCAGTTTAACCATGGACGAATCCGAACGGCTGCTCAAGATGGAGGAGGGTATCCACCAGGATATCGTGGGACAGGATGAGGCCATCATCACAATCGCCAAGGCCGTCCGCCGCGCCCGTGCGGGGCTGAAGGAGGCCAGGCGTCCCATGGGCTGTTTCATATTCCTGGGTCCCACCGGTGTGGGCAAGACCGCGCTGGTCAAGGCGCTGGCAAAGTTCATGTTCAAGAGCGAAGACGCTATGGTCAGGCTGGACATGTCGGAGTTCATGGAGCAGCATAACGTAGCCCGGCTGGTAGGCGCACCTCCGGGATATATAGGCTACGAAGAGGGTGGTCAGTTGACCGAGGCAGTAAGGCGCAATCCTTATTGCGTAGTTCTCCTCGACGAGATCGAGAAAGCGCATAAAAACGTTTATGACATCCTGCTGCAGATCATGGACGATGGCCACCTGACCGACGCTAAAGGCAGGAGGGTGGATTTTCGCAATACCATACTGGTCATGACATCGAACGTAGGCGCTGAGGAGATTAAGAAGAATAAGGGCCTGGGCTTCAGCGTCCACTCCGACGAAGTTAAGAGCAGGCAGAGTGCCTACGAACATATGAAAGATATCGTTATGCGCGAGATGAAAAAGGTCTTCAGACCTGAATTCCTCAACCGCATCGATGCTTCTGTGGTTTTTCATGCGCTCAATAAGGAGCATATCCGCCTCATAGTCGATCTCATGCTGCGGGAGGCGATCAACTCCATGAGGGAAAAGCAGATAATTCTGGAGATATCCGACGCCGCCAAGGAATTCATAGCGGAGAAGGGATACGATCCTGATTTTGGCGCCCGGCCGCTGCGACGCGTCATTCAGCAGGAGGTTGAGGACCGTCTATCGGAGAGCGTTCTGCAGGGCAAATTCGAGGCCGGTTCCAAGGTACTGGTAGACTACGACGGCAGCGAGGTAATTATTCGAAAGCTTGAGAAAGCCGTAGCACCCGCCGCAGAGAGCAAGTTGCTCGCGGGAGAAGGCAACCACCTGCTGGGCAGCAGCAATCCGTAA
- the ruvB gene encoding Holliday junction branch migration DNA helicase RuvB → MQEEESPRIVSGKLGPEDTTLDANLRPKKLDDFIGQHKVKENLDIGIKAAQKRGEAIDHILLYGPPGLGKTTLAFIIAGEMGVNIKVSSGPAIERPGDLAAILTNLQKGDVLFIDEVHRLSRIVEEILYPAMEDYALDIILGKGPGSRSLRLNLPRFTLIGATTRYAAMSSPLRDRFGSVHRLDFYDVDAIGSIINRSARILKLKIDDGSINLIACRARGTPRVANRLLKRIRDYAQVKANGVVTQEVTLEAMGKLEVDQLGLDEIDRKVMRTIIQKFDGGPVGLDTIAASISEESDTIEGVYEPYLLQLGFLERTPRGRVATRLAYEHLGIAYKRGRSPQGSLW, encoded by the coding sequence ATGCAGGAAGAGGAATCACCGCGCATAGTATCAGGTAAGCTGGGTCCGGAGGATACCACGCTGGATGCCAACCTCCGCCCCAAAAAGCTGGATGATTTTATCGGGCAGCATAAGGTCAAAGAGAACCTCGATATCGGGATAAAAGCTGCGCAGAAGCGTGGCGAGGCCATCGACCACATCCTGCTTTACGGGCCTCCCGGGCTGGGCAAGACCACGCTGGCTTTCATTATCGCCGGTGAGATGGGCGTAAATATCAAGGTCAGCTCGGGGCCGGCCATCGAGCGTCCTGGCGACCTGGCGGCCATACTGACCAATCTGCAGAAGGGCGATGTGCTCTTCATCGATGAGGTTCACAGGCTGAGCAGGATTGTAGAGGAGATACTCTATCCCGCAATGGAAGATTATGCTCTGGATATTATCTTGGGAAAGGGGCCGGGGTCCAGGAGCCTGCGGCTGAACCTGCCCCGCTTTACACTCATCGGCGCCACCACACGCTATGCCGCTATGAGCTCCCCCCTGAGGGACAGGTTCGGCTCGGTGCACAGGCTGGATTTCTATGATGTTGATGCCATCGGCTCTATTATCAATCGCTCGGCCCGTATTTTGAAGCTGAAGATAGATGACGGGAGCATAAATTTAATCGCCTGCCGCGCCCGCGGCACCCCGCGCGTGGCCAATCGCCTGCTCAAGCGCATCCGCGACTATGCCCAGGTCAAGGCCAATGGAGTGGTCACGCAGGAAGTAACCCTCGAGGCGATGGGCAAACTGGAGGTGGACCAGCTCGGACTGGATGAGATCGACCGCAAGGTAATGAGGACCATCATACAGAAATTCGATGGCGGGCCGGTGGGCCTGGATACCATTGCGGCCTCCATCAGCGAGGAGTCCGACACAATAGAAGGTGTTTACGAGCCTTACCTGCTGCAACTGGGATTCCTGGAGAGGACTCCCAGGGGACGCGTGGCCACACGGCTGGCCTACGAGCACCTCGGTATCGCTTATAAAAGGGGGCGCTCTCCGCAGGGTTCACTCTGGTAG
- the rpoC gene encoding DNA-directed RNA polymerase subunit beta' — MNDFNAIRISLASPTQIEDWSYGEVTEPETINYRTLKPEKDGLFCERIFGPVKNYECYCGKYKKIRYRGVTCERCGVTVEHSKVRRERMGHITLAAPVAHIWFAKGVPSRLALLLDISPRNLERVLYFAQYVVVSRNEETCREKLEAYYSHKKQSLLNSLEELENSHKADKPDKADKADKTDKSDKADQESLEEKKRAIEEKLADLENDNRIDNTEIKKLHMQVLSENEYQQHREKYGDAFEVGMGAEAILNILRAMSLEELRQQLVKDIRQSEGQKHKKLSKRLRIVEAFWRSGNKPEWMIFTVLPVLPPELRPIVQLDGGRFATSDLNDLYRRVINRNNRLKKLMELGAPEIIVRNEKRMLQEAVDALIDNGRRGRLPSAASTHKLKSLSDMLRGKQGRFRQNLLGKRVDYSGRSVIVVGPELKLHQCGLPKHMALELFKPFVMRRLIEQGYAHNIKSARRQVERARAEVWDILAEVIKERPVMLNRAPTLHRLSIQAFEPTLIEGSAIQLHPLVCSAFNADFDGDQMAVHVPLSRSAVREAREQMLSVHNMLLPSSGEPVMTPTLDMVLGCYYLTNMKPSTVDKPKLFGGPAEAILAYEMFKITGDATFPDLHEEILVRIKGSEQAPEEEKIDAETEAVAEAEAAETEAVAETEPSQYKEMRLPGPDSRTFKTSIGRIIFNQILPDELRYHEPYNGFCNFATSKGDLRRLVSECFRWCGREKTVRMLDELKRLGFEYTTKSGTTISARDIEVPKVKQKLMSRGDEDIAILQSQYNKGLITEEEYEAQAIDVWTRTTNQIEDEIKKSLDRYGGVYMMANSGAKGNISQIRQMAGMRGLMTDPSGRIIPFPIKASFREGLSVMEYFMSTHGARKGLADTALRTSDAGYLTRRLIDVAQELIILEEDCGYSGEGLVFSAVYGDKEKGLLPSFEERIKGRLAARDIAHPGTGEVIVARNEMIDEDKIKQIVQADIKEISIRSPLICNSKRGVCRHCYGRDLSSTELVKIGTAVGIISAQSIGEPGTQLTLRTFHTGGVVGMDITTGLPRVEELFEARIPKGKAILTEIDGTVNLNEVVEEGILKKREIIITHIEKYPIDYDIPAGYKTLAENNAYVRGGDVLAEPDASLVKSGEQGLKPLLARVDGVTKIEGGKITLTYEEKDERKYDDIPVTAHILVKQGDYVRAGDKLIEGVKDPQDILHINGRQDVLRYLIDEVQKVYRSQGVNINDKHIETIVRQMLRMVRVEFSGDTDLLVGDLVDRLDFENINAMMEAEGGDQAVARPVLLGITRASLNTDSWLAAASFQETTRVLAEAAIWGKTDRLHGLKENVIIGKLIPSTITLTQKLGKPINRLLEDSPEVFAESVSNFVNPLAVDEVEAEEPADSQVEQE; from the coding sequence ATAAACGATTTTAACGCAATACGCATCTCCCTGGCGTCGCCCACACAAATCGAGGACTGGTCTTACGGCGAGGTAACCGAGCCGGAGACCATCAACTACCGTACGCTTAAACCAGAGAAGGACGGTCTCTTCTGCGAAAGGATCTTCGGCCCGGTCAAGAACTACGAGTGCTATTGCGGCAAGTACAAGAAAATCCGCTATCGCGGTGTTACCTGCGAAAGGTGCGGTGTCACCGTGGAGCACTCCAAGGTGCGCCGTGAGCGCATGGGCCATATCACCCTGGCCGCTCCGGTTGCACATATCTGGTTTGCCAAGGGCGTGCCCAGCCGGCTGGCCCTACTGCTGGATATATCCCCGCGCAACCTTGAGCGCGTGCTCTATTTTGCCCAGTACGTGGTTGTCTCAAGGAACGAGGAGACCTGCCGTGAAAAGCTGGAAGCCTATTATTCCCATAAGAAACAGTCGCTGCTCAATTCCCTGGAAGAGCTTGAGAACAGCCACAAAGCCGATAAGCCCGATAAGGCCGACAAGGCTGATAAAACCGATAAGTCTGATAAGGCTGATCAGGAGAGCCTGGAGGAGAAGAAGCGAGCAATCGAGGAGAAGCTGGCCGATCTGGAGAATGACAACAGGATCGATAATACCGAGATCAAAAAGCTTCATATGCAGGTATTGAGCGAGAACGAGTACCAGCAACACAGGGAAAAATACGGCGATGCCTTCGAGGTGGGCATGGGTGCCGAGGCCATACTCAATATCTTAAGGGCGATGAGCCTGGAAGAACTCCGTCAGCAACTGGTCAAAGATATCAGGCAAAGTGAAGGACAGAAGCACAAGAAATTAAGCAAGCGCCTCCGCATCGTGGAAGCGTTCTGGCGCAGCGGCAATAAGCCGGAATGGATGATCTTTACGGTACTACCGGTGCTGCCTCCCGAGCTGCGCCCGATCGTGCAACTCGACGGCGGCAGGTTTGCCACCAGCGACCTTAACGATCTTTACCGCAGGGTGATCAACCGCAATAACCGTCTCAAGAAACTGATGGAGCTCGGGGCGCCCGAGATCATCGTGCGCAACGAAAAAAGGATGTTGCAGGAAGCGGTCGATGCCCTGATCGACAATGGCAGAAGGGGAAGGCTGCCCAGCGCCGCCAGCACTCATAAACTCAAGTCGCTTTCAGATATGCTGCGAGGCAAGCAGGGAAGATTTCGCCAGAATCTGCTGGGAAAACGTGTTGATTACAGCGGTCGCTCGGTTATCGTGGTAGGGCCCGAACTCAAGCTGCATCAGTGCGGCCTGCCCAAGCATATGGCATTGGAGCTTTTCAAGCCCTTTGTCATGCGCAGGCTGATAGAACAGGGATACGCGCACAATATTAAAAGCGCCCGCAGACAGGTTGAGCGGGCCCGGGCGGAAGTCTGGGATATATTGGCCGAGGTGATCAAGGAACGTCCGGTGATGTTAAACCGCGCTCCTACGCTGCACAGGCTGAGCATCCAGGCTTTCGAGCCCACCCTGATCGAGGGCAGCGCTATTCAGCTGCATCCTCTGGTATGCTCGGCTTTCAACGCCGACTTCGATGGTGACCAGATGGCCGTGCATGTGCCGCTCTCCAGGTCGGCTGTACGCGAGGCGCGGGAGCAGATGCTGAGCGTACACAATATGCTGTTGCCCAGCTCGGGCGAGCCTGTGATGACGCCCACCCTGGATATGGTGCTTGGGTGCTATTACCTGACTAATATGAAGCCGTCCACCGTGGATAAACCCAAGCTGTTCGGCGGACCCGCCGAGGCTATCCTTGCCTACGAGATGTTCAAGATCACAGGTGATGCCACTTTCCCTGACCTGCATGAGGAAATACTGGTCAGGATCAAGGGATCTGAACAGGCGCCGGAGGAAGAGAAGATCGATGCCGAAACAGAGGCCGTTGCGGAAGCAGAGGCCGCGGAAACAGAGGCCGTTGCGGAAACAGAGCCGTCGCAATACAAAGAGATGCGTTTGCCGGGGCCGGACAGCAGGACATTCAAGACCAGCATCGGACGCATCATATTCAATCAGATATTGCCGGACGAATTGAGATACCATGAGCCCTACAATGGGTTCTGCAACTTCGCCACCAGCAAGGGCGACCTGCGTCGCCTTGTATCAGAGTGCTTTCGCTGGTGCGGCCGTGAAAAAACAGTGCGCATGCTGGACGAGCTCAAAAGGCTGGGATTTGAGTATACAACCAAATCCGGCACTACCATATCCGCCAGGGATATAGAGGTGCCCAAGGTCAAGCAGAAGCTCATGAGCAGGGGGGACGAGGACATCGCCATCCTGCAGAGCCAGTACAACAAAGGCCTGATAACCGAGGAAGAATACGAGGCTCAGGCTATCGACGTATGGACGCGCACGACCAATCAGATAGAGGATGAGATCAAAAAATCGCTGGACCGCTACGGCGGCGTCTACATGATGGCCAATTCCGGCGCCAAAGGTAATATATCGCAGATCAGACAGATGGCCGGCATGAGGGGTCTCATGACCGACCCCTCCGGACGCATCATCCCGTTCCCTATCAAGGCGAGCTTCAGGGAAGGCCTATCGGTGATGGAATATTTCATGTCCACCCACGGAGCGCGCAAGGGCCTTGCCGATACGGCGCTCAGGACATCGGACGCGGGTTACCTCACACGTCGCCTGATAGATGTGGCGCAGGAATTGATCATTCTGGAAGAGGACTGCGGGTACTCCGGCGAAGGGCTTGTATTCTCAGCCGTCTACGGCGATAAAGAGAAGGGGCTGCTGCCCTCATTTGAGGAGAGGATCAAGGGGCGGCTGGCAGCCAGGGACATCGCTCATCCGGGGACCGGTGAAGTCATCGTTGCCAGGAACGAAATGATCGACGAGGACAAGATAAAGCAGATCGTCCAGGCCGATATTAAAGAGATAAGCATACGATCTCCGCTCATCTGCAACTCCAAGCGCGGCGTCTGCCGCCATTGCTACGGGCGGGACCTGTCCTCCACCGAGCTGGTTAAGATCGGCACGGCGGTCGGTATCATCTCAGCCCAGAGTATCGGCGAGCCGGGCACACAGCTGACGCTGAGGACCTTCCACACAGGTGGTGTGGTAGGTATGGATATCACCACCGGTCTGCCGCGCGTGGAAGAGCTTTTCGAGGCCAGGATCCCCAAAGGCAAAGCTATACTTACGGAGATAGATGGCACAGTGAACCTGAACGAGGTCGTCGAAGAGGGGATTCTTAAGAAACGCGAGATCATCATTACGCATATCGAGAAATACCCCATCGATTACGATATACCTGCCGGCTATAAGACTCTGGCTGAGAACAACGCCTATGTCAGGGGAGGCGATGTTCTGGCTGAGCCTGATGCCTCGCTGGTTAAATCGGGGGAACAGGGCCTCAAGCCGCTGCTTGCCCGTGTAGACGGTGTGACTAAAATCGAGGGTGGCAAAATCACCCTGACCTACGAAGAGAAGGACGAGCGCAAATACGATGATATACCGGTGACCGCGCATATCCTGGTCAAACAGGGCGATTATGTTCGCGCCGGTGACAAGCTCATCGAGGGCGTTAAAGATCCGCAGGACATCCTTCATATCAACGGCAGGCAGGACGTACTGCGCTACTTGATAGACGAGGTACAGAAGGTGTACCGCTCTCAAGGCGTGAATATAAACGACAAGCACATCGAGACCATTGTCAGGCAGATGCTGAGGATGGTCAGGGTGGAGTTCTCGGGCGATACCGACCTGCTGGTGGGCGACCTGGTCGACAGGCTCGATTTCGAGAATATCAATGCCATGATGGAAGCTGAAGGCGGCGACCAGGCCGTTGCGAGGCCGGTCCTGTTGGGCATAACCAGGGCATCGCTGAATACTGACAGCTGGCTGGCGGCAGCGTCCTTCCAGGAGACGACGAGGGTGCTGGCCGAAGCGGCCATCTGGGGCAAGACCGACAGGCTTCACGGACTCAAAGAGAACGTCATCATCGGTAAGCTGATACCGTCCACCATAACCCTGACACAGAAGCTGGGCAAACCCATCAACAGGTTGCTGGAGGACAGTCCCGAGGTATTCGCCGAATCAGTGAGCAACTTCGTTAATCCTCTGGCTGTCGACGAGGTAGAGGCTGAAGAGCCGGCCGATAGCCAGGTCGAACAGGAATAA